The following proteins are encoded in a genomic region of Roseisolibacter agri:
- the pth gene encoding aminoacyl-tRNA hydrolase, giving the protein MKVLLGLGNPGREYEATRHNVGWWVLDHLADVWRFDGWRKDGDALTTTGLVGSLKVRLVKPQTYYNLSGTVLRTYLRKPFWAPATDLLVVCDDVALPVGRYRLRPQGGAGGSNGLKSIEREIGSQNYGRLRIGTKPVDEAREIGNLADFVLSPFDAVERQEVVALMPKLVDASETWLRDGILAAMNKHNSNG; this is encoded by the coding sequence GTGAAGGTCCTCCTCGGACTGGGCAACCCCGGGCGCGAGTACGAGGCGACGCGCCACAACGTCGGCTGGTGGGTCCTCGACCACCTGGCCGACGTTTGGCGTTTCGACGGCTGGCGGAAGGACGGCGACGCCCTCACCACCACCGGTCTGGTCGGCTCGCTCAAGGTGCGCCTGGTCAAGCCGCAGACGTACTACAACCTCAGCGGGACGGTCCTCCGGACCTACCTGCGCAAGCCGTTCTGGGCGCCCGCGACCGACCTGCTCGTGGTGTGCGACGACGTGGCGCTCCCGGTCGGCCGCTACCGCCTCCGTCCGCAGGGCGGCGCCGGCGGCAGCAACGGCCTCAAGTCGATCGAGCGCGAGATCGGCTCGCAGAACTACGGGCGCCTGCGCATCGGCACGAAGCCGGTGGACGAGGCGCGCGAGATCGGCAACCTCGCCGACTTCGTGCTCTCGCCGTTCGACGCGGTGGAGCGGCAGGAGGTCGTCGCGCTGATGCCGAAGCTCGTGGACGCGAGCGAGACGTGGCTGCGGGACGGGATCCTGGCGGCGATGAACAAGCACAATTCCAACGGATAG
- a CDS encoding ribose-phosphate diphosphokinase translates to MLSKPAAVETTTPAKPGYKLLCGTGNRPLAEEISRQLGLELTKATCTRFADGEIFVRLDENIRGADVFIVQPTNPPAENVMELLLLIDAARRASAARITVVMPYYGYSRQDRKDQPRVAIGAKLVANMIQTAGADRVLGIDFHQHQLQGFFDIPVDHLYARPVLVNHYRKKKLADLVVVAPDVGAAKMARGFAKQLDAGFAIIDKRRPKANVAEVLNVIGDVNGHACLIVDDMIDTAGTVSEASRALIKLGAREVYVCATHALLSGPAKQRLSEAPIVEVTVTDTINIAPERRFDSLHVLSVGELLAKAIRFTHSDQSVSSLFD, encoded by the coding sequence GTGCTTTCCAAGCCCGCCGCGGTCGAGACCACGACGCCCGCGAAGCCGGGCTACAAGCTCCTCTGCGGCACCGGCAACCGTCCGCTCGCGGAGGAGATCAGCCGCCAGCTCGGCCTCGAGCTCACGAAGGCGACGTGCACCCGCTTCGCCGACGGTGAGATCTTCGTCCGCCTCGACGAGAACATCCGCGGGGCGGACGTCTTCATCGTGCAGCCGACGAACCCGCCCGCGGAGAACGTGATGGAGCTGCTGCTCCTGATCGACGCCGCGCGCCGGGCGAGCGCCGCCCGCATCACGGTCGTGATGCCGTACTACGGCTACTCGCGGCAGGACCGCAAGGACCAGCCGCGCGTCGCGATCGGCGCCAAGCTGGTGGCGAACATGATCCAGACCGCCGGCGCCGACCGCGTGCTCGGGATCGACTTCCACCAGCACCAGCTGCAGGGCTTCTTCGACATCCCGGTGGACCACCTGTATGCGCGCCCGGTGCTGGTGAACCACTACCGCAAGAAGAAGCTCGCGGACCTCGTGGTGGTGGCGCCGGACGTCGGCGCGGCGAAGATGGCGCGCGGCTTCGCGAAGCAGCTCGACGCGGGCTTCGCGATCATCGACAAGCGCCGCCCGAAGGCGAACGTGGCCGAGGTGCTGAACGTGATCGGCGACGTCAACGGGCACGCGTGCCTGATCGTCGACGACATGATCGACACGGCCGGCACGGTGTCGGAGGCGTCGCGGGCGCTGATCAAGCTGGGCGCGCGCGAGGTCTACGTCTGCGCGACGCACGCGCTGCTCTCCGGCCCCGCGAAGCAGCGCCTGAGCGAGGCGCCGATCGTCGAGGTCACGGTGACGGACACGATCAACATCGCGCCCGAGCGCCGCTTCGACTCGCTGCACGTGCTGTCGGTGGGCGAGCTGCTGGCGAAGGCGATCCGGTTTACCCACTCCGATCAGAGCGTCTCGAGCCTCTTCGACTGA
- the ychF gene encoding redox-regulated ATPase YchF has protein sequence MLRIGIVGLPNVGKSTLFNALTSAGVLAANYPFATKDPNVGRVNVPDARLDRLADVVKPQRTVPAVVEFVDIAGLVKGASQGEGLGNQFLANIRETDAIVHVVRCFDDDDVLHVMGDVNPVRDREVIEFELALADLATVEKRLDRTRRAAKTGDADAKAEVAVLERAYEFLKDGRGLWEAKLTDDEKATLQPLSLLTVKPILYAANVTDAELTGDEGAHLKALRAAIVASGELASVVPFSAKIESELAELPAEDRADFLASLGLESAGLDRLIRAGYDLLGLETYFTAGEQEVRAWTIHRGDTAPKAAGVIHTDFERGFIKADTVGYDDFVSMGGWKGAREKGAVRSEGKEYVVADGDVMLFKFNV, from the coding sequence ATGCTCCGCATCGGCATCGTCGGCCTCCCCAACGTGGGCAAGTCGACGCTCTTCAACGCGCTCACCTCGGCGGGCGTCCTGGCGGCGAACTACCCGTTCGCCACCAAGGACCCCAACGTCGGCCGCGTGAACGTCCCGGACGCGCGCCTCGACCGGCTGGCGGACGTCGTCAAGCCGCAGCGCACCGTGCCCGCGGTCGTCGAGTTCGTCGACATCGCCGGCCTCGTGAAGGGCGCGTCGCAGGGTGAGGGCCTGGGCAACCAGTTCCTCGCCAACATCCGCGAGACCGACGCCATCGTGCACGTCGTGCGCTGCTTCGACGACGACGACGTGCTGCACGTGATGGGCGACGTGAACCCGGTGCGCGACCGCGAGGTGATCGAGTTCGAGCTCGCGCTGGCCGACCTCGCGACGGTCGAGAAGCGCCTGGACCGGACGCGCCGCGCGGCCAAGACCGGCGACGCCGACGCGAAGGCGGAGGTCGCGGTGCTGGAGCGCGCGTACGAGTTCCTCAAGGACGGCCGCGGGCTCTGGGAGGCGAAGCTCACCGACGACGAGAAGGCGACGCTGCAGCCGCTCTCGCTGCTCACGGTCAAGCCGATCCTCTACGCCGCCAACGTCACCGACGCCGAGCTGACGGGCGACGAGGGCGCGCACCTCAAGGCGCTGCGCGCGGCGATCGTCGCCAGCGGCGAGCTGGCGAGCGTGGTCCCCTTCTCCGCCAAGATCGAGAGCGAGCTGGCCGAGCTGCCCGCGGAGGACCGCGCGGACTTCCTCGCGTCGCTGGGGCTGGAGAGCGCGGGGCTCGACCGCCTGATCCGCGCCGGCTACGACCTGCTCGGCCTCGAGACGTACTTCACGGCCGGCGAGCAGGAGGTGCGCGCGTGGACGATCCACCGCGGCGACACCGCGCCGAAGGCGGCGGGCGTGATCCACACGGACTTCGAGCGCGGCTTCATCAAGGCCGACACGGTGGGCTACGACGACTTCGTGTCGATGGGCGGCTGGAAGGGCGCGCGCGAGAAGGGCGCGGTGCGCAGCGAGGGGAAGGAGTACGTCGTGGCGGACGGCGACGTGATGCTGTTCAAGTTCAACGTCTGA
- a CDS encoding 50S ribosomal protein L25/general stress protein Ctc encodes MANTNLAAEPRSETGKGVARKLRAAGRIPAVVYGHNRAAESITVDARELERLLGRISAASTVVELGLGGGTARTLIREIQRHPVRRHILHVDFQELVAGEKVTVNVPLVFVGTAIGVREQGGIFEEVMREISISVDPASIPNHVDVDISKLTIGHPLHVRDLQLPAGVTVLDDADATVCSVAGSKAAASEETTAASPAEPEVIRQKKAEE; translated from the coding sequence ATGGCGAACACCAATCTCGCCGCCGAGCCGCGCTCGGAGACCGGCAAGGGCGTCGCGCGCAAGCTGCGCGCGGCCGGCCGCATCCCCGCCGTCGTCTACGGGCACAACCGCGCCGCCGAGTCGATCACCGTCGACGCGCGCGAGCTCGAGCGCCTCCTCGGCCGCATCTCCGCTGCCAGCACCGTCGTCGAGCTCGGCCTGGGTGGCGGCACGGCCCGCACGCTGATCCGCGAGATCCAGCGCCACCCCGTCCGCCGCCACATCCTGCACGTCGACTTCCAGGAGCTGGTGGCCGGCGAGAAGGTGACGGTGAACGTCCCGCTCGTCTTCGTCGGCACCGCGATCGGCGTCCGCGAGCAGGGCGGCATCTTCGAGGAGGTCATGCGCGAGATCTCGATCTCGGTCGACCCGGCGAGCATCCCGAACCACGTCGACGTCGACATCTCGAAGCTGACGATCGGCCACCCGCTCCACGTCCGCGACCTGCAGCTGCCGGCCGGCGTGACGGTGCTCGACGACGCCGACGCGACCGTGTGCTCGGTGGCCGGCTCGAAGGCCGCCGCCTCGGAGGAGACGACGGCCGCCAGCCCGGCGGAGCCCGAGGTCATCCGCCAGAAGAAGGCCGAGGAGTAA